The DNA window GGGGGGGGGGGGGGGGGGGGGGGGGGGGGGGGGGGGGGGGGGGGGGGGGGGCTTTCCGGGGGGGGCCCCCCCTGGGCCTTGGGGGGGGGGGTTTTGGGCCCCCCCAAGGCGGTGGGCGTCCGCGAGACGCTGATCACGGTGAAGTACGACCAGCAGGCGCGGCTGGCGGCCGACCTGGGCGCCGACCACGTCGTGCACGTCGGCGGCCAGAACCTGGGCGAATACGTCAGCGACCTCACCGACGGCGTCGGCATGGACGTGGTCATCGAGACGGTCGGCGCCCCCGGCAGCTTCGGCGATGCGCTGGCCGCCGTGCGCCCGCGCGGCCGCGTGGTCCTGGTCTCCGGCCACTACGACGCCGCCGGCGTCGACCTGACCCGCATCGTGTGGTCGGAGGCGCTCGTCACCGGCTCCAACTGCTACGGCATCAGCGGCATGGAAACCGACTTCGACGCCGCCATCGACCTGATCGCTTCCGGCAAGGTGGAAGCGGCGAAGCTGGTCAGCCACCGGCTGCCGTTCGACGACATCGCCGAAGCGTTCCGCATCTCCGCCGACAAGACCCGCGGCGCAATCAAGGTGCACGTCGTCCAGGAGTAGCCCGACCAGGGAACAGAGCCGCTACGTCATCCTGCGCTGCAACACTGCGAGTTCAACCGGGCAGCAGTGCGCGAGTTGCACAAGCGACTTGGCCCCGCATGTTGCCCTCCGGCTCATTGGGAGGGCCGCTCGCCGGATCCGGCTGCGGTAGGTCACGCTGCCGTCAAAACGGCGATGCTGTTACCGTCCAGACCGCGAGATGGCGGTGCGGAAGGCGGCCTCGTCCTCGCAGGCGAGTGCCGCGGAGATCAGCACGTCCTCGGGGGTGGCGGCGAACGCCGCGTTGGTCAGGAACGTCGGCGAAACCTCGATACCTCGCGACAGCAGTAGCTGCCGCACCATCTCCGCGCGGGCTCTGCGCACGCCTGCAATGAGCCCTTTCGCGTGGCCTTCCGTGCGGCCTTCCGCGCGGCCGCGCTCGAACCCCCGGCGCCGTTGCGAACGCAGCAGCGGGTCGTCGTCCGGACCGGTTCCTTCCCGTGCGCCGAGCAGTTCGCCCACCCGCTCCAACACTGCGCTGGTGCGCGCCGACGGCTCGGCCTCGTTCAGCGCCTGGTGGATCTCCGCCGCCGTCCAGCCCGGGAACGCGCGGCTCTCCGCCGCGACCCGATAGCAGCCGGCCTCCAGCAGATGGATCGTCAACCCCGGTCGCCGCGCCCGCGGCCGGCTCGCTGACGGCGCGTCCGGCACGTCCACCCACAGTTCCGGGAACCCCCACGACTCGTACAACGCCAGCTTGCCACGGCGAGCGTCCGTGGAGTGGTCCACCTCCAGCACCACGTCGGGGAAGTCGTCCTCGCCCACCACCATGGCGGCGCCCGGCAGCCTGGCGTGCGCCGGATGCAGGTACAGGGACTCGTCGGCCTGCATGATGCGTTGCGGCTCGCCGCGCTCGTCGCGCAGCAACAGGTCCATCGAGCCGTAGCACTCGACGTGCGAGCCGCGCACCCTGGCGATCACCTCCGCCAACCGCGCCAACAGGCGTGCCGGGCGCTCGTGATAGGAAGTGGTCGGCTCACAGATCCAGGCGGTCTCGGTGGCCGCGTCCCAGTACTCGATGCGGCGTTCGCATTCGGCGATCTCGGCGCGCGTGATGCGCACCGCACGGCAGCCGGGAAACTCCAGCCGCGGCGTCTCGTGCTCGACCGGGCGCTGCTCGACCGGGCGCGGCACGGCGGTGGCGTGGTACTCAGCCATGACCTGAGGAATACCATATTTCAACCGATCATTCCAGTAGGCTCGCACTCACCGGCAGGCGGTGGAGGGCCGCGCCAGCCCAACAGTGATAGTATGCCGGTCATGACGGTGAACAATCGACAGTGGCGGCTGGCTTCCTACCCGGAGGGCATGCCGAGCGAGGACAACTGGGCGCTTTCGGAGGGTGCGGTGCCGGAGCCGGAGAGCGGCGAGCTGCTGGTGCGGTCGCTGTACGTGGACGTGGCGCCCTACATGCGCGGGCGGATCAGTCGGCAGCAGAACTACACGAGCGGGGTGAGCGTCGGCGAGGTGATGACCGCGGCTTCGGTGGCCGAGGTGGTCGAATCGAAGGACGGCGCTTGGCAGGCGGGCGACCTGGTGGTGGCGACCACCGGCTGGCAGGAGTACGCGGCGGTGCCGGCGGGGACGGCCCGGCGCGTCGATCCGGAGGTGGCCGACCTGCCGCACTGGCTCGATTTCCTGGGCACCAACGGCCCGACCGCGTACTTCGCGCTGATCGAGACCGGGCGCATCAAGCCGGGCGACACGGTGGTGATCTCGGCGGCCGCCGGATCGGTGGGCCAGATCGCCGGCCAGATCGCCAGGATCTGCGGCTGCCGCGCCATCGCGGTCACCAGCACCGAGGAGAAGCTCGCCTGGTGCCGACAGATCGGCTACCACGACGGCATCGCCTACCGCAACGAGCCCGACCTCGCCGCCGCCCTTGCGCGCGTGTGCCCGGACGGCGTGGACGTGTACTACGACAACACCGCCGGGCCGATCCTCGACGCGGTGTTCCAGAACCTGGCCACCCACGCCCGCATCGTGGTGGTGGGGACCATCAGCCTTGCCGACCGCTTCGATCAGCCCGACATCGGGCCGCGCTTCATGCGCAAGATCCTGGTGTCGCGCGCCCGCGTGGAGGGGTTCCTGGCCGGCGACTACGGCCACCGCTTCGACGAGGCATACCGGCGGCTCGGGGGGTGGCAGAAGAGCGGCGCGCTGAAGTCGAAGTTCGACATCGTCGAGGGCTTCGAGAACCTGCCCGGCGCGTTCATGCGCCTGCTCACCAGCCGGAACCTCGGCAAGCAGGTCGTCCGCGTCGCCGAACCCTCATAGGAGCGAGACGATGAATGCTGAAGTGCGGGCGTCGCCTGCTGGCTAACGCCCGCGGGCCATTGCACAGTACGTCAAGATCGTCGAGTGGTCGGAAGAAGACCAGAGCTACATCGGGCACTGTCCCGGGGTCATCGGGCCCTGCTGCCACGGCGACGATGAAGTCGCGGTGTTCCGCAGTCTGTGCGAAATCGTTGACGAGTGGTTGCAGGAGCAGTAGCAGACCGATGGCGAAGATACGGGTGGCGCAGGCGGGCTGCGGAAACCGCGGCTGGAGGCACATCGAGGGCTGGCTGGCGCAATCGGAGCGGTTCGAAATCGTGGCCCTGTGCGAGTTGGACGAGGCGCTCATGCGCTCGGTGGCCGACAGGTACGGGCTCGATGTGCCGCAGTACGGGGACGCCGACCGCATGCTGGCCGAGACCGAGCCCGACCTGTTCTGCTTCGTCACCCGGCCCGACGTACGGCTGCCGATGGTGGAGCTGGCCGCGAAGCACGGCGTGAAGGGCATGGCGTTCGAGAAGCCGATGGCGCTGTCGCTGGCGGAGGCACACCGCATTGTCGAACTGTGCCGCGGCGCCGGCATCAAGGCGACCGTGTGCCAGCAGCACGTCTATACCAGCTCGTTTCAGCAACTGAAGCGCGTGCTGGACGCCGGCGGCATCGGGCGGGTGACCGAGATCCATGCCACCACCAGCGGCAACCTGATGGACCGCGGCACCCACTACACCCATTACCTGCTGTGGGCGAGCGGCTTCGCGCAGCCGAAGTGGGTGGTGGGTCACGTGCACGGACGTACGCAACTGCAGGACGTGCACCCGTCGCCCGACCTGTGCCTGGTACGGCTGGAGCTGGCCGGCGGCATCTACGGCCTCGGCGAGTACGGCGGGGTGGCGCCGCGCTACGACTCCGGCGACGCCTGGCAGGTGAACCGGGTCACGGTGCGCGGCACCGAGGGCACGGCGTGGGCGGAAAACACCGGCATCTGGGCCATGCAGAGCCGTGCCACCGGGGGCGAGTGGACGCGCGGGGCCAACCCGGCGTACTCGAAGGCGAACCCGGTGGCCGGCTGGGACTGGGAGTCGCCGCGCATTCAGGGCGCCTACGCCGGCCAGATCGCCGACTGGCTGCACGGCTCGCTGGCCGACCACCCCTGCAACGTGGAACACGCCTACACCGGCTTCGAGGTGCTGGCCGCCGCCTGCTGGTCGAGCCTGGAGCAGGTACGCGTCGACCTGCCGCTCGCCGACCCCTCCGCCCTCACCCGCGACGGCGCCGACGTGTTTGCACGCCTGCACACCGACCTTCCCGACACCCCCCTCCTGCGCCCCCTGAACTGAGTCCGGCCAACCGCCAACCGCCATCCGCCGTGCCCGCGGTTGGCCCCCGGTTGGCCGGAGCTGCTATCCAGACGGCCGGTTCCGTGATAGATTCGGAAGATTATCAGGTGCCCACGCGGCGACGATGGTGAGCACACGGGCTTGAAACCGGGAATAGTCGAGCCGCCAGCACCACTCCGAACAAGGAGAGCATCCCGAATGCGGATGCGAGGAGGAGACGACATGGGTCGAGGATTGGCGGTAATCGTGACTCTGGGTCTGGCGCTGGCGGCGATGCCGGCGCTGGCGGCGGGTACGGAGGAGTCGGCGGCCGCGCAGGGCGCGCTGATGGCCGGCACGCCGGTGACCGGTGAGCCGTACGTGGATCACATCTTTGCGTCCCCGGCGGACTACGAGTCGGCGACCGGGAACGCCATTACCCAGTTCGGCGAGGCGCCGATGCTGGCGGCGCTGGTGGCCGAGGGGCAGTTGCCGCCGGTCGAGGAGCGCATCCCTCAGGATGCCCAGGTGGTGCGCCCGCTCAACGAGATCGGCCAGTACGGCGGCGTGATCAATGCCGCGGGTCCGGAGTTCGAACCGGGTGAATTCGTCGAGGACCTGCAGCAGGCGGTGGCGAAGTGGCCGCCCGACGGGTCGGTATTCATTCCCAACCTGGTGCGCGGCTGGGAGCTGTCCGCGGACGCCACGGTGTTCACCCTGCAACTCCGCCGCGGCATGAAGTGGTCGGACGGCGAGGATGCCGACGCCGACGACTACCTGTTCTTCTACGAGGCCATCCTGGCCGACGAGGAGGTGAGCGGGTTCACGCCGGAACCGCGCGGACGCTACAAGCCGGGCGGGGAGCTGATGCAGGCGCAGAAGCTCGACCAATACACGGTGCGATACACGTTTGCCGAGCCGTTCCTGGCCGCCACCGAGTCGTGGGCGCAGTCGCGTCCGCTGGCCCCGCAGCACTACCT is part of the Spirochaetaceae bacterium genome and encodes:
- a CDS encoding zinc-binding dehydrogenase: GGGGGGGGGGGGGGGGGLSGGGPPWALGGGVLGPPKAVGVRETLITVKYDQQARLAADLGADHVVHVGGQNLGEYVSDLTDGVGMDVVIETVGAPGSFGDALAAVRPRGRVVLVSGHYDAAGVDLTRIVWSEALVTGSNCYGISGMETDFDAAIDLIASGKVEAAKLVSHRLPFDDIAEAFRISADKTRGAIKVHVVQE
- a CDS encoding Uma2 family endonuclease, yielding MAEYHATAVPRPVEQRPVEHETPRLEFPGCRAVRITRAEIAECERRIEYWDAATETAWICEPTTSYHERPARLLARLAEVIARVRGSHVECYGSMDLLLRDERGEPQRIMQADESLYLHPAHARLPGAAMVVGEDDFPDVVLEVDHSTDARRGKLALYESWGFPELWVDVPDAPSASRPRARRPGLTIHLLEAGCYRVAAESRAFPGWTAAEIHQALNEAEPSARTSAVLERVGELLGAREGTGPDDDPLLRSQRRRGFERGRAEGRTEGHAKGLIAGVRRARAEMVRQLLLSRGIEVSPTFLTNAAFAATPEDVLISAALACEDEAAFRTAISRSGR
- a CDS encoding NADP-dependent oxidoreductase; translated protein: MTVNNRQWRLASYPEGMPSEDNWALSEGAVPEPESGELLVRSLYVDVAPYMRGRISRQQNYTSGVSVGEVMTAASVAEVVESKDGAWQAGDLVVATTGWQEYAAVPAGTARRVDPEVADLPHWLDFLGTNGPTAYFALIETGRIKPGDTVVISAAAGSVGQIAGQIARICGCRAIAVTSTEEKLAWCRQIGYHDGIAYRNEPDLAAALARVCPDGVDVYYDNTAGPILDAVFQNLATHARIVVVGTISLADRFDQPDIGPRFMRKILVSRARVEGFLAGDYGHRFDEAYRRLGGWQKSGALKSKFDIVEGFENLPGAFMRLLTSRNLGKQVVRVAEPS
- a CDS encoding Gfo/Idh/MocA family oxidoreductase, whose amino-acid sequence is MAKIRVAQAGCGNRGWRHIEGWLAQSERFEIVALCELDEALMRSVADRYGLDVPQYGDADRMLAETEPDLFCFVTRPDVRLPMVELAAKHGVKGMAFEKPMALSLAEAHRIVELCRGAGIKATVCQQHVYTSSFQQLKRVLDAGGIGRVTEIHATTSGNLMDRGTHYTHYLLWASGFAQPKWVVGHVHGRTQLQDVHPSPDLCLVRLELAGGIYGLGEYGGVAPRYDSGDAWQVNRVTVRGTEGTAWAENTGIWAMQSRATGGEWTRGANPAYSKANPVAGWDWESPRIQGAYAGQIADWLHGSLADHPCNVEHAYTGFEVLAAACWSSLEQVRVDLPLADPSALTRDGADVFARLHTDLPDTPLLRPLN